Proteins from a single region of Sinorhizobium alkalisoli:
- the ccmA gene encoding heme ABC exporter ATP-binding protein CcmA, with product MRLLVEGLSARRGEELIFNDISFALAAGEALLVTGPNGSGKSTLLRVLAGLLAAESGSLLLVDAPAGFEHPRELSHYLGHRNAMKRELTVEENLSFWQRFLGDSPGGSGIDLAAAAEAVGLAGISHLPFGYLSAGQQRRMAMAKLLVAYRPIWILDEPTAALDAGADRLFSGLVADHLARGGIVIAATHQPLGIGRAQTLQMTGFVH from the coding sequence ATGCGCCTGCTGGTAGAAGGTTTGAGTGCAAGGCGTGGCGAGGAACTGATTTTTAACGATATTTCCTTTGCGCTGGCAGCCGGTGAAGCGCTCCTCGTGACGGGTCCGAACGGCTCCGGAAAGTCCACCTTGCTGCGCGTTCTGGCGGGCCTGCTCGCAGCCGAATCGGGCAGCCTTCTTCTTGTAGACGCACCTGCCGGTTTCGAGCATCCGCGCGAGCTCAGCCACTATCTCGGCCATCGCAATGCGATGAAGCGAGAGCTGACTGTGGAGGAAAATCTTTCCTTTTGGCAGCGTTTTCTGGGTGATTCTCCCGGCGGCTCCGGGATCGATCTTGCCGCGGCGGCCGAAGCCGTCGGCCTTGCCGGCATCTCCCATCTGCCCTTCGGCTATCTCTCGGCCGGCCAGCAACGGCGCATGGCGATGGCAAAGCTCCTCGTCGCCTACCGGCCGATCTGGATCCTCGACGAACCGACCGCGGCACTTGATGCCGGCGCCGACAGGCTCTTTTCCGGTTTGGTCGCCGACCATCTCGCGCGGGGCGGCATCGTGATTGCCGCAACCCACCAGCCGCTCGGCATCGGCCGGGCGCAGACCTTGCAGATGACGGGGTTCGTCCATTGA
- the ccmB gene encoding heme exporter protein CcmB: protein MIALFFRDLKLSVRAGGGAMIGVLFFMTIVAVIPFGVGPDLNLLARIGPAILWIGALLASLLGLDRLFQAEREDGSLDLLLMQETPLLLTVFVKCAAHWAATGLPLVVASPFLGLFMNMDEVAIGATVVTLLAGTPAITFIGAVGAAVAVALPRGGLLVSILVLPLAVPVLIFGVSAVYAAIQDPAPFLPPFMILMAITLFFAVIGPVAAAAALRHSAD, encoded by the coding sequence TTGATCGCCCTCTTCTTCCGCGACCTGAAGCTTTCCGTGCGCGCCGGCGGCGGCGCGATGATCGGCGTCCTCTTCTTCATGACGATCGTCGCCGTCATTCCCTTCGGTGTCGGACCGGATCTCAATCTGCTCGCGCGCATCGGCCCGGCCATCCTCTGGATCGGCGCGCTGCTTGCCTCGCTGCTTGGTCTCGACCGGCTTTTCCAGGCGGAACGCGAGGATGGCTCGCTCGATCTGCTTTTGATGCAGGAGACGCCGCTCCTCCTGACCGTCTTCGTCAAATGCGCCGCCCATTGGGCCGCAACCGGCCTGCCGCTGGTGGTCGCCTCACCCTTTCTCGGCCTGTTCATGAACATGGACGAAGTCGCGATCGGAGCCACCGTGGTCACGCTTCTGGCGGGCACGCCGGCGATCACCTTCATCGGCGCGGTCGGCGCGGCGGTTGCCGTGGCGCTGCCACGCGGCGGCCTGCTCGTCTCGATCCTTGTGCTGCCGCTCGCCGTGCCCGTGCTGATCTTCGGCGTCAGCGCCGTCTATGCGGCGATCCAGGATCCGGCCCCTTTCCTGCCGCCATTCATGATATTGATGGCGATAACCCTGTTCTTCGCGGTGATCGGGCCGGTCGCGGCCGCTGCCGCGCTTCGGCATTCGGCCGATTGA
- a CDS encoding heme ABC transporter permease: MRENSLAIRKFSDLANPTRFLALAARVLPWLAVLTVLFFAVGLWLSFTTEGDYQQGETVRIMYVHVPAAWLSMMCYTVMAISALGTLVWRHPLADVSAKAAAPIGASFTFLALVTGSLWGKPMWGTWWVWDARLTSVFVLFLMYLGLMALNRAMEDPARSARVSAVLVLVGFVNIPIIKFSVEWWNTLHQPASVMRLDGPTIDPEFLWPLMVMAIAFTLLFFSLHIAAMRNEIWRRRVTSLRRQAARNAGRESLVP, encoded by the coding sequence ATGAGGGAAAACAGCCTGGCCATCCGCAAGTTCAGCGACCTCGCCAATCCAACACGGTTCCTGGCGCTTGCCGCTCGCGTGCTGCCGTGGCTTGCCGTGCTCACGGTGCTGTTCTTTGCCGTGGGCCTGTGGCTCTCCTTCACGACCGAGGGCGATTACCAGCAGGGCGAGACGGTGCGCATCATGTATGTGCATGTGCCCGCGGCCTGGCTGTCGATGATGTGCTACACGGTCATGGCGATCTCGGCCCTCGGCACCCTCGTCTGGCGCCATCCGCTCGCCGACGTTTCGGCCAAGGCGGCGGCTCCGATCGGCGCCTCCTTCACCTTCCTGGCGCTCGTCACAGGCTCACTCTGGGGCAAGCCCATGTGGGGCACCTGGTGGGTCTGGGACGCGCGGCTGACCTCCGTCTTCGTGCTTTTCCTCATGTATCTTGGGCTGATGGCGCTCAATCGGGCCATGGAGGATCCGGCCCGCTCGGCGCGCGTCTCGGCCGTCTTGGTGCTGGTCGGCTTCGTCAATATCCCGATCATCAAATTCTCCGTCGAGTGGTGGAACACGCTGCACCAGCCGGCGAGCGTCATGCGCCTCGACGGGCCGACCATCGACCCGGAATTCCTGTGGCCGCTGATGGTGATGGCCATCGCCTTCACGCTTCTGTTCTTCTCGCTACATATCGCCGCCATGCGCAACGAGATCTGGCGCCGGCGGGTGACCTCGCTCAGGCGTCAGGCGGCGCGCAATGCCGGACGGGAGTCGCTCGTGCCATGA